The following is a genomic window from Spiribacter sp. 1M189.
CGACGATCCGTACCTGGTGGTGGCGGCGGACAAAGGAACGGCCAGCTTTTCGGACGAAGCCAATGCGATTGCCGAGGAGTACGGCTTCTGGCTTCATGACGCCTTTGCCTCTGGTGGCTCGACCGGGTACGACCATAAGAAAATGGGGATCACCGCCCGGGGCGCATGGGTCGCCGTGCAGCAGCATTTCCGCGAACTGGGGCGCAATATCCAGACCGAGCCCTTCAGTGCCGTCGGCATCGGTGACATGTCCGGAGACGTATTCGGCAACGGCATGCTCCAGTCCGGCACCACCCGGCTGATCGCGGCGTTCGACCACCGGCACATCTTCATTGACCCTGATCCTGATCCGGCGGGCAGCTTTGCCGAGCGTGAGCGACTGTTCGCCCTGTCGCGATCGAGCTGGGCCGACTATGACGAGTCCCGACTCTCCGAGGGTGGCGGCATCTGGCCTCGCAGCGCCAAATCCATCCATCTGGCGGTCCCGGCGCGCCGGGTACTGGGCATTGATGCCGAACGACTGACACCAAACGAGCTGATCGCCGCCATCCTGCGGGCCCCGGTCGACCTGCTCTGGAACGGCGGCATCGGGACCTACATCAAGGCGGCCTCCGAGAGCCATGCCGAAGTGGGCGACAAGGGCAACGACCCGGTGCGGGTTGATGCCGAGGACCTGCGCTGCCGAGTGATCGGCGAGGGCGGCAACCTCGGCGTCACTCCCCTGGGAAGGGTCGCCTTCGCACTGGCAGGCGGGCGCATCAACAACGATGCCATCGACAACTCCGGTGGCGTGGACTGCTCCGACCACGAGGTCAACATCAAGGTCCTGATGAACGGCGTCGTCGACGATGGCGATCTCACCATGAAACAGCGTAACAGGCTGCTTGAGGAAATGACCGATGCCGTGGGCGCGCACGTCCTGGCCAATAACTACCGCCAGACCCAGGCCTTGAGTCTGATGCTCGACCGCGCCCCGGGCAGACTGCCCGAACAGGGCCGCTGCATGCGCTTACTGGAGCGGGAGGGTCGGCTCGACCGGGCGGTGGAGCAGCTGCCCGATGACGCGATGCTCGCCGAGCGCGAGCAGCAGGGCCGCGGCTTGACGCGACCGGAACTGGCCATCCTGCTTGCCTACAGCAAGATCCGCAGTTTCGAACAGCTCCTCGACTCGCCGCTGGTCGAGGGGGAAGAGAATCTCGACGAGCTGCTGGATTACTTCCCGAAGCCCCTGCAGGAGCGTTTTGCCGTGCGTATCGATGCGCATCCGCTACGCCGGGAGATTATCGCCACCAATCTGGCCAATCATGTTCTCAACCGCATGGGCGCGACCTTCCTCATGCGGGTGACTGAAGCAACCGGGGCCGATCTCCCCGAGGCGGTCCGGGCCTACCTCGCCGCCCGCGATATCTACGGCCTGCGCAAGCTGTGGCGGGAAATCGACGACCTCGACAACCAGGTGGCCGCGGCCGAGCAGCAACGACTCCTCCATCGCATCTGCGACCTGCAGGAACGCGCCACCCGCTGGCTGCTTCGTCATCAGCCGGCCCTCAGCAGCACCGGCATCGCCGTTGAGCGGATGCACACGGCGATCCGCACCCTCGACGGGGCCTTGCCTGAGCTGCTTCCGGAGCCTGCGCTGAAACGCCTCGAGCGCGACCGCCAGCGTCATCTGGATGCCGGCATTCCCGGTGAACTGGCCGATCGCATGAGCCGTCTGCCGCGGCTCTATCCGGCACTTGATATCAGTGCCGCAGCGGCGATGGCGGGTGCCGATCTATCGGAGACGGCACGCATTCATTTCCGGGCAGCGGATCAGCTTGGCCTGGGTGACCTGAACGAGGCCATCGCCGGCTTCAGTCCCGACAGCGACTGGCAAGCGAGGTACCGAATTGGCCTGATGGAGTCACTGCACCGGGAACATCGTCGGCTGACGGAGGCCATCCTCTGCAGCACGGCCGCTAATGACGCCGATACCCGGGTGACCGACTGGCTGGCCACCCGGGGCAATCGTATCGATTATCTGCGTGAGACCATCGAACAGGTCACTGGCGCGGCGCAGGCCGATCCTGCCATGCTAGGTGTGGCAATGCAGGAACTCCGCCACGTCGCCGCCAACCCGCAGGAGCAGAAGGCATGAGCGAGACCGTCGAACTCGCCGGCCAGGCTTCAGGCACGGGGCCAGCACTGGTTATGCTGCATGGCCTCTATGGTTCGGGAAACAACTGGCGGGGTATCGCTCGCCAGTTCGAGAAAAGCCATCGGACGTTGCTGCCCGACTTGAGAAACCATGGCCACTCACCGACGCATCCGGACATGGACTATCGGCAGATGGCCGCCGATGTGCTGGCACTGCTTGACCGGGAGGGCATCGACCAGGCGAGCCTCGTCGGACACAGCATGGGCGGTAAGGTCGCCATGGCACTGGCGCTGACGGCGCCGCAGAGGGTGGAGCATTTACTGGTAGTGGACATTGCACCGATGGCATATGACCACTCCGCCGAGCACGGCCGCATCATCCAGGCCATGCGCGAGGTGAACCTCGGCGCCGTGCGCAGCCGCGAGGATGCCGATGCGGCTCTGTCCGAAACGATTCCGCATGCCGCGGTCCGGCAGTTCCTGCTCACCAATCTTCAGCGTGAGGGCGGGCACTGGCAGTGGCGCATTCCGCTGGATATCCTCGCCGATCAGCTGCCGGTCATTCAGGGGTGGCCCACCGGGCTCGACACATTCAGCGATGCACCTGTCGAGTTCATCCACGGCGAGGCCTCCGGTTATGTCGACGACCGCGGGCGCGCCGCCATCTCGAGGCACTTCCCTGACGCGACGGTCCTGTCCTACGCAGGCGTCGGCCACTGGGTCCATGCCGAGGACCCCAAGCGATTCAGTACCGATTTGCACACCTTCTTGAGCGATAACAATAACCCGTGAGCACCCCGAGGAAGAGCCATGGCCGAGGACTTCAAGCAGAACGCACTCGATTATCACCGCTACCCCACGCCGGGGAAGATCGAGGTTTCGCCCACTAAACCACTTGCCAATCAGCGGGATCTGGCCCTCGCCTACAGCCCGGGCGTTGCCGCGGCCTGCGAGGCGATCGTCGAGGATGAGCGCGAAGCGGCCACGATGACCGCCCGCGGCAACCTGGTCGGGGTGATCACCAACGGCACCGCAGTACTCGGGCTTGGCGCCATCGGGCCACTGGCCTCAAAACCGGTGATGGAGGGCAAGGGTGTGCTCTTCAAGAAATTCGCCGGGATTGATGTCTTCGACATCGAAATCGCCGAAACGCAGGCCGATCAGCTGGTGGAGACCATCGCTCGGCTCGAGCCCACGTTTGGCGGGATCAACCTCGAGGACATCAAGGCGCCGGAGTGCTTCGAGGTCGAGGAAAAGCTCCGTGAGCGGATGAACATCCCAGTCTTCCATGACGACCAGCACGGCACGGCCATCACCGCGGCGGCGGCGATATACAACGGTCTGCGACTGGTCGACAAGCGCTTTGAGGACGTCAAGCTGGTCACTTCCGGCGCGGGCGCATCGGCCGTTGCCTGTCTCGACCTGCTGGTGTCCATGGGGCTGCGTCCGGAAAACGTGATCGCCACGGATCGGAAGGGCGTCATCTACAAAGGCCGTGCCGAGTACATGGACGAACGCAAGGGAGTCTACGCGACCGAGTCGCCGGCACGCACGCTGGGCGAGGCCATCGAGGATGCGGATATCTTCCTCGGACTCTCCGCACCGGGCGTTCTGTCACCGGACATGGTCAAGCGCATGGCCGACAAACCGCTAATCATGGCGCTGGCCAATCCAACGCCGGAAATCTGGCCCGAAGAAGCACTGGAAGCCCGGCCCGATGCGATCATCTCCACCGGACGCTCGGACTATCCCAACCAGGTCAATAACGTCCTGTGCTTCCCCTTCATCTTCCGCGGCGCACTGGACGTAGGCGCCACCACCATCAACGACGAGATGAAAAAGGCCTGCGTGCGGGCCATTGCCGATCTCGCCACCATGGAGTCATCCGACGTGGTCCGGGCGGCCTATGGCGGCAAACCGCTGTCCTTCGGCCCCGAGTATCTGATCCCCAAACCCTTCGATCCCCGGCTGATCACCCGGATCGCGCCCGAGGTCGCCCGCTCGGCCATGGAAAGCGGCGTCGCCAGTCGCCCGATCCAGGACTTCGCCGCCTATCGGCGTCGCCTGTCGACCTACGTGTTCCAGTCGGGCCTGCTGATGAAACCGATCTTCGAGCGGGCCACCCAGAACCCGCAGCGGGTGGTCTATGGAGATGGCGAAGACGAGCGCATCCTGCAGGCCGTGCAGCTGGTGGTGGACGATCGCCTGGCCCGTCCGATCATCATTGGCCGCCGGCGCGTGGTCAAAATGCGCATCAAGCGCCTTGGTCTGCGACTCGCCATCGATGGCGATTTCGAGCTCGTCGACCCCGAAGACGACCCTCGTTTCAAGGAATACTGGCAGCTCTACCACTCGCTGATGGAACGTCGTGGTATCACGCCCGACCGGGCACGGCAGATCGTGCGTACGCGCAACACGGTCATTGCGGCCCTCATGGTCCGCCGTGGCGAAGCCGATGCCATGCTCGCCGGGGCCGTGGGTAAATACCATCGTCAGCTCGACTACGTGAACGAAGTCCTGGGCCGGCGCACCGGCGTCCGCAATCTGGCGGCGATGAATGCCATCATCACCCCCAAGGGCACGCTTTTCCTATGCGACACCTATGTCAACCAGAACCCTTCAGCGCATCAGCTCGCCGAGATGACGGTGCTGGCAGCCGATGAAATCCGCCGCTTCGGCATGGTTCCCAAGGTGGCACTGCTTTCGCACAGCAACTTCGGCACGTCAGAGGCGCCGGAAGCGATCAAGATGCGTGAGGCCCTGCAGTTGATCGAGGATCGCGACCCGGCACTCGAGGTCGAAGGTGAGATGCACGGCGATGCGGCGCTCAACGAGGAAATCCGGCGTCGGATCTTCCCCAACTCGCGCCTGGACGGCGAAGCCAACCTGTTGATCATGCCCACACTGGATGCCGCCAATATCGCCTTCAACCTGCTGAAAACGGTGACCGATGCGGTCTCCATCGGTCCGATCGTGCTCGGCATGTCCAAGCCTGCGCATATCCTCACGCCATCGGTCACGGTACGCGGTGTCGTCAATCTGACGGCCCTCGCCGGCGTTGAGGCGGCCATGGCCGGCGGAAAAACGGAGAAAAAAGATGACTGAAGCCATCCGTGTCCACGAAGTCGGCGGGCCCGGACAGCTGCGGCATGAGTCAATCGAGGTCCCGGCACCCGGCGCCGGCGAGGTTCTCCTGCGTCAGACGCATATCGGTGTGAATTACATTGACGTCTACTTCCGCACCGGGCTTTATCAAGCCGGCAGCCTGCCCTTCACACCGGGCCTGGAGGGCGCGGGCGAGGTTATCGCCACCGGTGAGGGTGTAAGCACCGTCGAGCCGGGCCAACGGGTGGCCTATGCCGGCGGCCCGCTGGGGGCTTATGCCGCCGAGCGGGTAATGCCGGCGGACCGGCTGGTGCCGCTGCCGGAGTCCATCAGCAACGAACAGGCCGCCGCCATCATGCTCAAGGGCATGACCGCCCATGTCCTCCTGCAGCAGGTACATGCCGTACGTCGGGGCGAACGGGTCCTGATCCACGCCGCGGCCGGTGGCGTCGGCCTTTTGCTCTGCCAGTGGGCCAGCCATCTGGGCGCTACCGTGATTGGAACCGTGGGCAGCCCCGAGAAGGCCGAACTGGCAAGAGCCAATGGCTGCGACCATCCCATCCTCTACCGCGAGGAAAATGTCCAGGAAAGGGTAAGGGCACTGACCGGAGGCCAGGGCGTCGACGTGGTCTACGACTCCGTCGGTGCCGATACGCTGATGGTCTCGCTTGGCTGCCTGGCCCGCCGCGGCATGCTGGTGAGCTTCGGACAGTCCTCAGGCAAACCACCCGCCATCGAGGTGGGTCAGTTGGCGGCTGGCGGTTCGCTGTTCCTGACGCGGCCGTCGCTGTTCGACTACATCGCCACGGTGGAGGAACTGAAATCAGCCGCGGCAGCGGTTTTCGAGGTGGTCAGACAGGGCAGGCTGAACGTACGCATCGGCCAGCGCCTGCCGCTGGCCGATGCGGCCACGGCTCACCGGGCACTGGAATCCCGGCGGAGCACCGGCTCAACCATTCTCACCGTCTAGTGACCGGTGGACTCGATCTGCGGAAGGCTATTACCCAGCGGGTCGAGTCCCAGCGCCTGGCGGTAGGTACGGCGCGCCTGCTCCTCCTCGCCAAGCCGTTCATAGAGCTCGGCCAGCATGCGGGCCATGGCGGGATTGTTGCTCCGCTCAACGGCCGCCTCGAGATAACCGCGAGCCTGTCCCCAGAGCTCGCATCGGGCGGCCTGCCGCGCAGCCGCGTATAGCAACGTCGGATCTTCCGGCCGCTCGCGCAACCATTTGGTGATCCGGTCGTAGACCCGCTGCGGCGGATCCAGAGGCAACTCACCATAAACCTCGACCAGCTCCGGCGCCCAATGCTGACGCAACCAGCGACGCAGCTGCTGCTCGGCGGTCGCTGGACAATCCGCATCGACCAGTGCGCGGGCATAGCGAGCCTGCAATGCGGGATCACGCCGGCGCACCTTGGGCAGAGACTTCCAGATACGGCCCAGGCTGTCGGCATTGGCCTCGGCACCGAGCTCGTCGAAGCGCTGGCCCAGCGCGCGGTACTCGATTTCGGCAAGCGCCTCCTCGGGCAATGCCTTTTCCCGGCGCAGATCCGGCAGAAGATCGGCGAGCCCGGCATGATCATCCACCGCCTGCATCGCCCTCGCCAGAAACATGAGAACGCGATGGTTGCGCGGGGCCTTTTCCCTCAGCCAGCCCAGCGTAGCGAGGGCCTGTTCCCACTGCTCGGCCTCCACCTGCAACTGGGCCTGGAGCAGGCCCACCGCGACCCGCGCCCGCGGATTGGCGGCATCCGCCGCCGCCAGCAGGTCATCGCGGCGCTGCCACTCACCGCGGCGCTGCGCGGCAATGGCGGCCAGCAGATGATGCATGAGGGGCTGCACCGCCGCCCGGCTGGTTCCCTCCAGATGGCGCTCGGCCTCGGCATATCGGCCCTCAGCCAGTTCGATCAGCCCATCCACCAGCTCGCGCTGTGCCTTCTGCGTGCGACGACTCGCCCAGCGCACGCGAATGCGCCCCGGTGCCAGCAGCAGGCGCCGCGCCAGCCCGTAGATCAGCGTCACAACCACCCAGGCGACGATGAATGCGACGACCGCCACGAACAGGCTTGTCTGCACCGTCACATCGCCGACACGAAGCATCAGGAAGCCGCCCTGGTTGGCAAACCATAGTGCCGCGCTGACACTTGCCAGCAGCAGGACGACCAGCAGTATCAGCCGGCCCATCATGGTTCACTGCTCCCGTCCAGAACCGGCGACAGGACACCGGCGATGTCGGGCGCTTCGACTTTCACCGGCTCCTCGATAAGCCCGGCCAGTCGCTCCCGAACCGCCGATACCGCCGGCGAGGCCGAGTCGAAATAGGCGCCAACCCAGTCGTCCACGCGCCGCAGCGCGTCGCGGTAGGTTTCCGGCTCCCCACGCAGGGCCGCCAGTCGCGCCGATTCTAACTGCAGCAGCAGATTCTGCTGGAGCAGGAAACGTGACTCGGGTTCCGGGAGGGGTTCCACCTGGCGGTCGCGGCTCACCGTCACCAAGCCGCCAAGGCCTTCCAGCAGGCGTTGACGCGCCCGCTCAAGCCGGCTCTGCCAGTCACCGCTGGCTGCGGGATCGGCCCCATCCTCGCCTTCATCCGCGGCATCCTGCTCGAAGCGGGTGATGCCAGCCGCCAGGGGAAGCTCATCGAGCTGATCGGCGACGCGATCCAGACCGCGGTTGATGGCGACCATGTCCACCCGATCCACCGCGAGCAGACGATCCACGGCCTCGCCGATGGCTTCGCGGCGATCGATGCCCGTACCACCAAGTCCCGAGAGCAGAATATCTGCCGCCTCAAGCGCCTCGAGCGCACCGGCGATATCACCATTGAAACGGACCCGGTGTAAGGCCATGCGAGCGAGGTAACTCGCCTCGGCAACACGCCAGTCATCGGTTTCCGACTGCATGCGCCGATAGAGCTGATCGACCCGATCAGCCAGCTCCTTGCGGGCGGACACCTGGTCCGCCATGCGATTCTCTAGTCGCGCGAGCGATTGCAGGCGAGACTCCAGGGCCTCGTTGAGGTTGGTGATCCGTCCGTTCAGCTCACCCATATCGCTCTGCTGCCTGTCGGCCAGCGCCTGCAGTTCGCTGCGTTCCGCAAGCCCTGACTGGGCGTCGGCCAGTGACTGCATCTGGAGATACAGATAAACGCCGCCGGCGGCGGCCAGTACGGCGACGGCCAGCGCGATCATCAGGGCGCCACGGCCCGCGGAACGGCCCGTTGATGGCGGCGTCGGGGTTGGCTCAACCTTTTCCCCTTCATCCTCTCCATTACTGCCGCCACCGTTATTGGCCGACCGGGAGGCAGGCCCCGGATCGTCGGCAGCCCGAGCTTCCTCAGCATTTTCGCTGAGCGGCCCGTTCTCCGTGGTCAGCTCCTCGGAATCCTTGTCCTTTTCAGTCATTGGTTTTCTCTCTGCAGCGCTGCGCGGACGGTGCGGGTGATGGCGTCATCGTCCGCCCCACCGGCCACCAGCGGCCGATCAAATCCGGCGGCTGTCGCGGCCTGGGCGATACGATCGCTGACCGTGACCAACCGTCCCTGACGTACCCACTCTATCGCGCCTGGTTCCGCCATGCCGAGCAAATGCGCAAGTCCCGTCTGACTTGTCACGATTGTGCAGTCGAGCCGCCTGGCCTGCCACTCCTGCGGAATCGCCAGGGTATTGTCGGGTTTGATGCGCTCGTAGACCGCCATCTCACGGAGCTCGACATCCCGCGTCAGAAGCGCGGACTGAAGACGTCGACGTCCCTCCTTACCCCGAACGATCACGACGGTCTCCCCCGGCCCGGGATCGAACGCCGGCTCCGCGAGTAATGCGTCGGCGCCGCCGCCAGCAACCGGGGCAACGGTCACTGGCAGCCCCGCATGGCGCAGCCGGGCCGCCGTGCCCGGCCCCACCGCAGCCAGCTTTGTCGAACGACAGCGCGCCAGTGGCAGATGCGCCAGTCCGTAATCCACCGCATTGGGGCTGATAAAGACAAGCCAGTCTGGACAGTGACCGGTGACCCTGGAGTCCGGTTCGCAAGGGACGATCGCAAGCGTCGGACGGTGCAGCACCAGCGCACCGGCGGCTTCGAGCTGGCGGATCAATCCGTCGGCCTGACCCGCCGGCCGGGTCACCAGGATGCGGCGTCCGCGCAGGGGAGTGCTCAATGGACGTCGGCCAGTATTTCCGCGGCGCCCTGCGAGAGCAGATCCTCGGCGACGACGCCCCCCAGCTCGGTTCCCTCGTCACGGCGAGCCCGGCCTTCCGAGCGCAATACCCGCCGCCCGTCCCGGCTCGCCACCAGTGCGCGTAGCCACAGGTCGTCGCCCTCAAGCAGCGCATAGGCCGCGAGCGGCACGTGACAACTGCCGTCCAGCCTGGCGTTGACCGCGCGCTCGGCGGCAACCCGGTCATGCGTATCAGGGTCATCCAGGCCAGCAATCAGGGCCTCGACCTCCGGATCATCGGCGCGACACTCGATACCGAGCGCACCCTGTCCCACCGCGGGCAGGCTCTCCTCCGGCGGCATGACGCGGGTGATCTGGTCGGCCATCCCCAGTCGCCGCAACCCCGATGCCGCCAGCACGATGGCATCGAACTCCCCGGCATCCAGCTTGGCGAGCCTGGTCTGGACATTGCCCCGCAGCGACTCGACGACCAGATCGGGACGCCGCGCCCGAATCTGGCATTCGCGGCGCAGGCTCGCCGTGCCCACACGACCAGTGGCGGGGAGCTCAGCAATGTCACCATAGCGGCGTGACACCAGGGCATCGCAGGGGTCTTCACGATCGAGGATGACCGGCAAGCGAAAGGCCTCTGGCACCACCGCCGGCACGTCTTTCATGGAATGCACGGCAATGTCCGCCTTGCCCGCCAGCATGCCCTCCTCGAGCGCTTTGACGAACAGCGCCTTACCGCCAACGGCCATCAGCGGCCGATCGGTGATCTCGTCGCCGCGTGTGGAAAGGCGCACCAGCTCCACGTCGAGCCCCGGATACCGGGCTCGAAGCCGGTCAGCGACATGTTCTGCCTGCCAGACGGCGAGCGGGCTGCGGCGGGTGGCGATACGAAGATGCTCGATGGTCATAACTATCAGGGCCTGGCAGCGGCCGCGGCGGCCGGAATCGGTCTGCCGCAACCATACCGCCAGATCGTCATCAGGCAAACCGTCAGCCCGGACCGGCCGCGGACTTCAGCCACCGCCTGACCTGCGGCAGTCGACGCCGACTCACCGGCAGCCGCTCGTCACTGCCATCGACGAGCGCCTGTGTGCGCCCATCCAGATCCTTCTCCAGTCCGCGCAGGGCATCGCGGGCGATCAGGGCACTGCGGTGGACACGCAGGAAGCGCGGCTCGAACTCTTCCTCCAGCCGGCAGAGCGAATCCTCAATCAGATCCTCGCCTTCATCATGCTGGACCGTGACGTATTTCTGGTCGGCCATGAAATACCGCACCCCATCCACCGGAATCAGGCTCAGGCCGTTCCTTCGCCGGCAGAGGATATGCCGTCTTTCACCGCCGGAACCCGGCGCCTGGATTCGGGCAATCTGCTCGGCACTGAGCGGTCGTGCATCGTGGATGACCGATTTGAGCCTTGCCGGCTGGACATGCTCCAGGACATAGTCGACTCCACTCTGCTGGAGTCGGGGCAACATGGGGTCGGTCAGCGAACTGGCCAGCACCACCGCCGGTGCCGGGCGTTCGTTGGCCAGTGCCACGGCGACACGGAGGTCGGCCTCCTGTCGTATCCCGAGCACGACGACGTCGACCGGATCATTACCATGGGCTTGCGTTGCATCAGCCGGATCCTCGAGCACGGCGCTCACTGCGAAGGCGGGTGTGGATGCGACCAGGCGGGCGAGTCGCTGGCGCAATGATGACTGTTCACAGGCAATAACGATCTTCATCATTCACGTCCTCCCGAAAGCGTTGGTGGCTTGAAACACCGCCCGACAGAACGCCGGACGGCCCGATCAAGCTTGCAAAACCTTTCATGAAGAGACCGCCAACCGGTTCACAGAACCACGCATCCGGCGTCCAACACCGGCCGGCTGCTATACTGCCGCGCTCAGTTGACGGGGACGGAAGGGCATGAGCAAGTCAGACGCAAAGGGACTCTGGAGCGGCCGGTTCAGCGAGGCGACGGACGCATTTGTCACCGCCTTCAGTGCCTCCGAACACTATGACCGACGGCTCTACCGCGAGGACATCCGGGGCTCTCGAGCCCATGCCCGGATGCTGGCCGACTGCGGCGTCATCAGCCAGGCCGACGCCGCCGCCATCAGCGAGGGACTGGACGCCATCGCCGCCGAAATCGAGGCCGGCGACTTCCCATGGGATCCCGCCCTGGAAGACGTCCACATGAATATCGAAGCGCGGCTCACAGAGCGTATTGGCGAGGCTGGCAAGCGACTGCATACCGGACGCTCGCGCAACGATCAGATCGCCACCGACGTGCGACTCTGGCTGCGAACGGTGATTGACGAGACGATCGGCCTGCTGCGGCGTTTTGAGACCGGGCTCGTGGATCTCGCCGAGCGCGAGGCGGACACCGTCATGCCGGGGTTCACCCACCTCCAGGTGGCGCAGCCGGTGAGTTTCGGGCACCACATGCTGGCCTGGTACGAAATGCTGGTGCGCGACGAAGCCAGGCTTGTCGACGCCCTTCAGCGGGTCAACCAGATGCCACTGGGATCGGCGGCGCTGGCCGGTACGACTTTCCCCATCGACCGCCACCAGACCTGCACTGAACTGGGCTTCGACGCCCCGACCCGCAACTCCCTGGATGCCGTCTCCGACCGGGACTTCGCCATCGAATTCGTCTCGGCGGCGGCGCTGACCATGACCCATCTATCCCGGATGGCCGAGGAACTCGTGATCTGGGCCTCGCCACTGACCGGTTTCATCGATCTGCCCGACCGCTTCTGCACCGGCAGCTCGATCATGCCCCAGAAGAAGAACCCCGACGTCGCCGAGCTCGTTCGTGGCAAGAGCGCTCGGGTCCACGGTGCCCTTCATACCCTGCTTACCCTCATGAAGGGCCAGCCACTCGCGTACAACCGCGACAACCAGGAAGACAAGGAACCTCTGTTCGATGCGGCGGATGCGCTTCGCGACAGCCTGCGGGCCTTTGCCGACATGGTCCCGGCGCTGAGCGTCAACCGGGAGCGCACTCGTGCGGCGGCCCGCGAAGGCTTTGCCACGGCCACCGATCTGGCCGATTACCTGGTCCGCCAGGGCGTTGCCTTCCGCGACGCCCACGAAATCGTCGGCAAAGCCGTTGCCCACGGCGTGGCCGAGGGGCGCGACCTGGCCGAGATGTCGCTCGCCGAGCTGCAGCAGTTCTCGGAGGCCATTGGCGAGGACGTCTTCCAGGTGCTCACACTGGACGGATCACTGGCCGCCCGCGACCATGTGGGGGGTACGGCGCCGGCCCAGGTACGCATCCAGGTGGAAGCGGCGCGGCAGCGGCTCGCAACGGACTGAATGCCGCACCCCGGGTCAGCTGTCCTTAAGACTCGAGGGCAAGAACGCGCCGCAGCCAGCGGCCGATATCGTCGATCTCTTCACGGCAGACCTGGTGCTCCATCGGATAGTCGTGCCAGTCGACCGGGTACCCGAGGGCCAGCAAGGTATCCCGCGAGGCGATGCCCAGCTGGTGGGAGAGGACCGGATCATGGTGACCGTGGGCGAGAAAGACCGGCG
Proteins encoded in this region:
- a CDS encoding LytR/AlgR family response regulator transcription factor, with translation MMKIVIACEQSSLRQRLARLVASTPAFAVSAVLEDPADATQAHGNDPVDVVVLGIRQEADLRVAVALANERPAPAVVLASSLTDPMLPRLQQSGVDYVLEHVQPARLKSVIHDARPLSAEQIARIQAPGSGGERRHILCRRRNGLSLIPVDGVRYFMADQKYVTVQHDEGEDLIEDSLCRLEEEFEPRFLRVHRSALIARDALRGLEKDLDGRTQALVDGSDERLPVSRRRLPQVRRWLKSAAGPG
- the argH gene encoding argininosuccinate lyase encodes the protein MSKSDAKGLWSGRFSEATDAFVTAFSASEHYDRRLYREDIRGSRAHARMLADCGVISQADAAAISEGLDAIAAEIEAGDFPWDPALEDVHMNIEARLTERIGEAGKRLHTGRSRNDQIATDVRLWLRTVIDETIGLLRRFETGLVDLAEREADTVMPGFTHLQVAQPVSFGHHMLAWYEMLVRDEARLVDALQRVNQMPLGSAALAGTTFPIDRHQTCTELGFDAPTRNSLDAVSDRDFAIEFVSAAALTMTHLSRMAEELVIWASPLTGFIDLPDRFCTGSSIMPQKKNPDVAELVRGKSARVHGALHTLLTLMKGQPLAYNRDNQEDKEPLFDAADALRDSLRAFADMVPALSVNRERTRAAAREGFATATDLADYLVRQGVAFRDAHEIVGKAVAHGVAEGRDLAEMSLAELQQFSEAIGEDVFQVLTLDGSLAARDHVGGTAPAQVRIQVEAARQRLATD